CGCTTGGGCATCCTATTGGCGCGTCAGGCTGCCGTATTCTGGTTTCGCTGGTTCATGAGATGATCAAACGCGATGCCAAAAAGGGGCTGGCAACATTGTGTATTGGTGGTGGGCAGGGTGTGGCTTTGGCCATAGAGCGCGACTAACCAAGTAACCTGCATCCTGAAGTAGCTTGTTTACATTAAATTTTCTTACCTAAACAAAAAGCACCTTTATCGTAAAGGTGCTTTTTATTTTAAATACGTCACATTCTGCTGTGGTTTTATTTAATTAGATCACATTATTTCCACTTAATATCCTTCCTGACTCATTAATTTACCCTCTCATGTTTTGTGGTTATCTTTCTTTTTTTATAAGAAAACAGACAGTATTCCACGCGGTATTATTTCAATCCTAATAGCTTCACACTCATTTTCTGACTAAAGACAAATCAGGATTGTTCTTATGTAAATTAAATAAAACATTATTGAAATAATGTTTTATTTATGTTTTTGAACAATTGGTTGTGATGTTGATCGCTAAACAATAGGTTTTGATCTTTGTTTTGTTGATAGTCGTCACGAAGATTACCAGGTGTGTATTTTGACATAAGTATTTACGATCTCGATCACTAAAATATTGTTTAATTATAAATAAAATTCAGTTTCATAAAAATGAAACAATATTTCAATAAAGGGAATGCGATTATGTTGAAGAAAGCTCTGGGCGTGGTTGTTCTCTGTGGTGTGAGTATTGCTGCGCAAGCCGTCACTGTTGATTTACGTCACGAATATGTTGATGCTGGCTCGAATGGCGACCGTGTAGCGGTATCTCACCGTTTCGCTAACGGCCTTGGATTCGGTGTAGAAGCTAAATGGAAATCTGGCGGTACGGATAAAGACCAGCCATTTAGTGACATTGTTGGCAGCGGCCATGAAGAATCCATTAACTGGCGTTGGAAAGCGACAGAGAATATTGCTCTGACACCGGGTTTAAATATTGACAGTAACGACAGCAAAACCACTTGGAAGCCTTACTTACATGCGCAATATAGCTTCGATAATGGTTTTTATGTTGCGGCACGTTATCGTTTTGAATACACCCGTTATCCGAATGACAATACTAAAAATGAAGACGATAAAGTGAATCGTGGCGATCTCTGGGCTGGTTTTGCTCTCGGTGACTGGCGTACCGAGTTGAACTATGTTTATGCGAAGAGTGAGCATCAAATTCGTTCTAATAACGACAAAGACTCAGATGAATATAACGTGAAGGTGGCTTATAAAATCGATAAGAACTGGGCGCCGTATGCAGAATTAGGTAACGTTGCGGGGAGTAAATCTACTGATGAACGCCAGACGCGTTATCGTGTAGGTGTGGCGTACTCTTTCTAATACTTTTAATCTCCCGTTTTGTATCTAATTAATATCTTTTCTGGCCTCTGCGTTGTTAGCAGGGGCTTTTTATATATGAATAAAAGCACTTCAATTCACATATAAAAAAGCCCTCGATGAGAGGGCAAAGGCCTTACAGGGCACATATATTATTTGGCTGAGATTAATTCTGGGTTAGCGGGCATTTTCGCAATATACAGTGCAGGCTTACCGTCTTTATCAGAGCTGAAAAGAATCGCGCTATCATCCGGCGTAAATGAAGGATGTGGATGCGTGACCTGGCGGCTATTCGCAAATGTTGCCCAGGATGTATCGTGGCGTGCGACGCGGAACCAGGCTTTTTTCGCCACATCGAAGGCATACAAATACGGGTCGTTGTCGATGGTGTAACCGCCGGTGTCTTTCACATCCACTGGCGTACCGGAACCATCACCGACTAACAACGTGCCATCAAAGTTACTCATCAGATGGGAACACGCTGGCATCTGCATCACTTCTGCGTTAACACCCGTTTCTGGGTTGTAGCTATAAATGGTACGACCTTGCTGACCTTTCAGATAAGAAACGTATATCAAAGATGAACCGTTTGGCACCCAGAACTCATGCGTGCAGCTTTCACCTTCCGCATGTTCTTTTACTTTACGCACGTTGCTGCCATCTTCGTTGACCATCCACATACGCGCATCAACCAGATCGTGTGGGCCTTCATGGCAAAATGCGACGGTGTTGTCATCGAATGGGCGATAAATTGGATGGCCGAGCCAGTTTTTCTCCTGGTGGATCACGGCACTTTCGCCGGTTTGCAGATCAACTCGCAGCAGGCGGCAGTGGGGGCCTTTGTGGAAGAAGTCGTGGAAGATTTTCCAGTCGTTCAACGGAACCCAGTCGTCTTTAGAAATTTCGATGCCGACTAATTTGGTGCAATCGCTGTTAGCAACCCAGGTGCCGTAACCGACCCAATCCGCCGGTACGCGATAAACTTCTCGTTCAACCTGAGTCTCAAGATTGACTTCCAGTAACGTGCGCTCGTTTTTCACGTAATAGAGGGATTTGTCATCCGGGGAGAGGAAACCACCAAACGTATTGTCGCCGGTGCCTTCAGTTAATTGCACCGCTTCGCCTGCAGCGATATCCAGCAGATAGTAGTTCCAGTTGCCATCAAATTCCCCAGCAAACAGTAACTTACTACCATCATTGGTAAAGCACTTTTGATAGAAGTAATTACGATGACACGTCACTTCTGGTGGCGTTAGGCGGGTAACTTCGACGCCTGTGTCTGGGTCCTGGCTTACTTCGTAAACCAGTTTAACCCGCATACCTTTGGCCATAACTTCCTCCATGTAATCTGTTGAAATTCATGTTTGAACAATTGGTATCAATTTATCAAAACATTGTTTCAAAGTGTGTGATTGCATTCACTAAACCGCAACTCATCTCACAATTCGTCAGGAATACAAAGAGGTCGGCAGGAGGGGAGCGGAGGCTAACCGTGATCCCAATATCAAATTTGACAAGTATCCTCTAAAAGTTGAAACAACGTTTCATTTATATTTGAAAAGCAGTTTCAACAAGATTACTATTAACCCATCAAAGATTACGGAACAGGTTTTTTACCGTAAGTGATTTCTGAAACGCGCAGTTAGCGCGAATAAAATTTTCCCCAAAATGCTTGCGCTAACAGCAGGCCCGTATAAAAAAGGAAACCTACATGATTTTGGATTCGTTCTCCCTGGAAGGTAAAGTTGCTGTTGTTACTGGCTGTGATACAGGTCTGGGCCAGGGCATGGCTATCGGTCTTGCTGAAGCGGGTTGTGACATCGTTGGTATTAACATCGTTGAGCCGGCTGAAACTATCGAGCGTGTTACTGCTCTGGGTCGCCGCTTCCTGAGCCTGACTGCTGACCTGCGTCAGATCGATGGTATTCCAGCGCTGCTGGAGCGTGCTGTTGCTGAATACGGCCAAATCGATATCCTGGTGAACAACGCCGGTTTGATTCGTCGTGAAGATGCGATCAACTTCAGCGAAAAAGACTGGGACGATGTCATGAACCTGAACATCAAGAGCGTATTCTTCATGTCTCAGGCTGTTGCTCGCCAGTTCATTGCTCAAGGCAAAGGCGGCAAAATCATTAACATCGCTTCCATGCTTTCTTACCAGGGTGGCATCCGCGTTCCTTCTTACACCGCGTCTAAAAGCGCAGTGATGGGCGTGACCCGTCTGCTGGCGAACGAGTGGGCACAACACGGTATCAACGTGAATGCTATCGCTCCGGGCTATATGGCAACTAACAACACCCAGCAATTGCGTGCTGATGAAGAGCGTAGCGCTGCCATTCTTGAGCGTATCCCAGCGGGCCGTTGGGGTCTGCCAGAAGATTTGAAAGGGCCAATCGTGTTCCTGGCATCCACTGCTTCTGATTACATCAACGGTTACACCGTTGCTGTTGATGGCGGCTGGTTAGCGCGTTAATTTTGTAGTCGCTTTATTGTTTGTGTTTAAAAGCCCTCGGTCTTCGGATCGGGGGCTTTTTGCATTTGATGTTTAGCAGGATGATATCGGTCAACACTGCTGTTTTCCGTTCACCCGCGCATTTGATTATCTCTGTAACCGTTGCTAACGGTGAACGTGCCAGGAGGGTTACGCCACCCTCCTGGCGACCTCGGCGCCCGGTTTTAAATTGCCGCTGCGCGGTAAACCCCAGCTTTTCCCCAACGTTCAGGGTCGTTCGCGATTCGTTCCAGACGATCGCTCACTGGCGTGGTTCCCGACCACGCCACCCTGACTTATGGGGAACACTGGGGCAATTTATACCGGGAACAAGGTCAAAACCCGTTTGGCTTTTGACGTTGAATTTGGGTTTTGTCGTTGAATTTGAGTCCGGCTTAAATCGCACCGTTTTTTGCCCTTCAGTCGGGGTTGAGCCGCCGGGAGCGGCGAAAGAGAGCGATCGTCGGGAACGAATCGCGAACGACCGCGAATGTTGGGTGAAAAACGGTGTTTACCGCGCAGCGGCGATTTATTTGCCGGGAGTCGGGGTCCATAGGGGAGCGACGGCGGCTCCCCTATGACGTTCACCGGTTCGGTGGTTCCATATAACGGAGTACTTCTGGTGAACGGAACCTTCGCTATTTCCAATATAAATCACGTTCTTCAGAACTAAAAAAGCCCCGCAAGCGGGGCCATACATAACACCTGGAACCAGGATTAATTAACGCATCGCGCGCTTCAGAATCCGGTTACCCTGGCGCTCAAACTCAGCGGCCGTTTCTTCTACCGTTTTCTGACCATAATCGATGTACTGCAAAGAGGTTCCGAACAAGGACACAATTTGCGGATCGTCAAAGTACGGGGACGTTGGCAGTTTGTTTGGCAGAGATTGCGCCAGTTTCAGACCTGCAACCGCCGGATCGTTATCTTTGATCACGCCGTCAGCAGTCAACTGGGTGACAGCGGCTTTGCTCAACGGAACACCACGCTCCAGACCCAGCGCTTCTACGCCCGCTTTCTCGTTCAGCAAGAAATTAATCAGCATCGCTGCTTCTTTCGGATGCTTTGTTGTTTTACTGATAGAGAACATTTGCGCAGGTTTGAAGAACAGACCGGCGTCAGTGGCACCTGGCAGCATTGGGTAAGAGCCCAGTTCCAGTTTCGCTGGTGGCTTAAGGTTGTCGGAATACTTCTTAATGGCGGAGTTCCACATGTAAGTCCCGGCCCACTCGCCCTCAATCCACGGCTTCATCTCATACATGTTGCTCTTACCAAATGAGGCATAGTATTTGGTGTCAGGCATCACGTGGCTGTCGATGAGTTTCTTATACATTCCAAAGAACTCAACCCACTGTTCTTTGCTGTAACCGAACTGTTTTTTCGTCGTGTCGATTTCTGGAATATTGTATTTCTGCACCATATAAGAGCGCAGCAAAGACAGCGTATCCTGATGCTCTAACACCACCGGGAAGTACTGCTTGCCCAATTTGGATTCGAAGGTTTTACCCGCCGCCATCAGCTCATCCCATGTTTTCGGGTAAGCGATGCCCGCTTTTTTCCAGGTTTCGTCATTGAAATAGAACACGCGCGCGGTGACGGAAATCGGAATACCGTTCAGCTTTCCATCGACGGTCGTCGACTGCAATTCTTTAGGATCAAACTGCGCTAAATTCAGCTCATCTTTCACGGTATTCAGATCGTAGAAGCCGGTGCCGGTTTTAGAGAAAATAGGCAGCCAGTTCCAGTTTGTCTGCATCACGTCCGGTTCTGTGCCGCCAGCAATCTGGGTGGTCAGACGGGACAAGTGGCCGTCCCAACCGGTGTATTCAGACTTCACCTTAATGTTTGGATGTTGTTTCTGGAACTCTTCAACTGCCTTCAACGTCACCTGATGGCGTCCATTACCGCCCCACCAGGACAGTCGTAAATCAACGTCATCTGCCGCAAACGCCGAGCCAGCAGCCATGCCGAGTGTGGAGGCAATCAGGGTACTTAACAGCACTTTTTTCATTATCATAGACTCCTGTCAGAGAGAGATGTTCTGTTCTGTTATTGCGTCGAAAATATGACATTTTTCCATGTCAAATTTGAAATACACCTTGCGGTGAAGACCCTTTTCAATCATTGGCTTAGCTTCATCGGAAGGGATGCGGCAGGTCATTTCGAAATCAGCTACTTTCAGGTAGATGAAGAACTCATGGCCCATGTTCTCCACACGTACCATTTCACCGCTGGAGTGGCTGTCAGCGAACGGTTCATCTGAGAGAGAAATAAATTCAGGACGGATGCCGAAGAAGATGTCCTGATCTTTGTATTCAGCACAACGCTTCTGCTGGCGCTCATTCAGGGCAAGCGTGTCATGACCGACGCTGATTTGCAGACTGCCATCTTTCTCAATCAGCTTACTCGGGCGAATGTTCATTTCTGGCGCGCCAATAAAGCCTGCCACGAACATATTTTTCGGGTAGTGATAGAGGTTATCTGGCGTATCCACCTGCATGATGTGACCGAGTTTCATCACGCAGATGCGGTCACCCATGGTCATCGCTTCGGTCTGATCGTGGGTCACGTAAACGGTGGTGGCCGGTTTGCCGCTCTTTTTGAGTTGCTTATGCAGGTCAGAGATACGAATACGCATCGACGCACGCAGTTTGGCATCAAGGTTAGACAGCGGTTCGTCAAACAAGAACACGTCGGGTTTTTTCACAATCGCACGGCCTACGGCCACACGTTGTGCCTGGCCGCCTGACAGCTGGCGCGGCAGGCGGTCCATCAGCTCATCGAGTTCAAGAATTTTTGCGGCGTCATTAACTTGAGTTTCAATCTGATCTTTTGGCAATTTGCTCAGTTTCAGGCCGAACGCCAGGTTCTCACGCACCGTCATGTGCGGATACAGGGCGTAGTTCTGGAACACCATCGCAATTCCGCGAGATTTTGGCGCCAGGTTGTTGACGACACGGTCGCCGATGCGGACTTCACCGCCGCTGATGGTTTCGAGGCCCGCCAGCATACGCAGGGTGGTTGATTTCGCGCAGCCAGAGGGGCCGACGATAACCATGAACTCACCGTCTTCAATTTTCAGGTCGATACCATGAACCGCCTGGAAGCCGTTGGAGTACACTTTTTGCAATTTGTTGAAAATAACTTCAGCCATGATATTCCCTCACTTAACCTTTAATTCCGCTGCTGGTCACGCCTTGAACGAAGTAGCGTTGAGCCAGGAAGAAGATGATGATCGATGGCAGAATGGAGATGCTCGCCATTGCCAGAATTTCGTTCCATGGAGCGCCTTCAGTCACGTCGATAGACATTTTGAGCGCCAGTGCAATGGGGTATTTGTCTACGCTGTACACATAAATCAGCGGCCCGATGAAGTCGTTCATTGACCACATGAACTGGAACAGGGCGACGGAGATAATGGCCGGTTTCAGAATCGGCACGACCACATACCACAGCACCTGGAAGGAGTTGCAGCCATCAATTTGCGCGGCTTCTTCCATATCGCGTGGAACACCACGC
The nucleotide sequence above comes from Buttiauxella selenatireducens. Encoded proteins:
- the kduD gene encoding 2-dehydro-3-deoxy-D-gluconate 5-dehydrogenase KduD: MILDSFSLEGKVAVVTGCDTGLGQGMAIGLAEAGCDIVGINIVEPAETIERVTALGRRFLSLTADLRQIDGIPALLERAVAEYGQIDILVNNAGLIRREDAINFSEKDWDDVMNLNIKSVFFMSQAVARQFIAQGKGGKIINIASMLSYQGGIRVPSYTASKSAVMGVTRLLANEWAQHGINVNAIAPGYMATNNTQQLRADEERSAAILERIPAGRWGLPEDLKGPIVFLASTASDYINGYTVAVDGGWLAR
- a CDS encoding oligogalacturonate-specific porin KdgM family protein, producing the protein MLKKALGVVVLCGVSIAAQAVTVDLRHEYVDAGSNGDRVAVSHRFANGLGFGVEAKWKSGGTDKDQPFSDIVGSGHEESINWRWKATENIALTPGLNIDSNDSKTTWKPYLHAQYSFDNGFYVAARYRFEYTRYPNDNTKNEDDKVNRGDLWAGFALGDWRTELNYVYAKSEHQIRSNNDKDSDEYNVKVAYKIDKNWAPYAELGNVAGSKSTDERQTRYRVGVAYSF
- a CDS encoding ABC transporter substrate-binding protein, giving the protein MKKVLLSTLIASTLGMAAGSAFAADDVDLRLSWWGGNGRHQVTLKAVEEFQKQHPNIKVKSEYTGWDGHLSRLTTQIAGGTEPDVMQTNWNWLPIFSKTGTGFYDLNTVKDELNLAQFDPKELQSTTVDGKLNGIPISVTARVFYFNDETWKKAGIAYPKTWDELMAAGKTFESKLGKQYFPVVLEHQDTLSLLRSYMVQKYNIPEIDTTKKQFGYSKEQWVEFFGMYKKLIDSHVMPDTKYYASFGKSNMYEMKPWIEGEWAGTYMWNSAIKKYSDNLKPPAKLELGSYPMLPGATDAGLFFKPAQMFSISKTTKHPKEAAMLINFLLNEKAGVEALGLERGVPLSKAAVTQLTADGVIKDNDPAVAGLKLAQSLPNKLPTSPYFDDPQIVSLFGTSLQYIDYGQKTVEETAAEFERQGNRILKRAMR
- a CDS encoding ABC transporter ATP-binding protein, which codes for MAEVIFNKLQKVYSNGFQAVHGIDLKIEDGEFMVIVGPSGCAKSTTLRMLAGLETISGGEVRIGDRVVNNLAPKSRGIAMVFQNYALYPHMTVRENLAFGLKLSKLPKDQIETQVNDAAKILELDELMDRLPRQLSGGQAQRVAVGRAIVKKPDVFLFDEPLSNLDAKLRASMRIRISDLHKQLKKSGKPATTVYVTHDQTEAMTMGDRICVMKLGHIMQVDTPDNLYHYPKNMFVAGFIGAPEMNIRPSKLIEKDGSLQISVGHDTLALNERQQKRCAEYKDQDIFFGIRPEFISLSDEPFADSHSSGEMVRVENMGHEFFIYLKVADFEMTCRIPSDEAKPMIEKGLHRKVYFKFDMEKCHIFDAITEQNISL
- a CDS encoding oligogalacturonate lyase family protein; the protein is MAKGMRVKLVYEVSQDPDTGVEVTRLTPPEVTCHRNYFYQKCFTNDGSKLLFAGEFDGNWNYYLLDIAAGEAVQLTEGTGDNTFGGFLSPDDKSLYYVKNERTLLEVNLETQVEREVYRVPADWVGYGTWVANSDCTKLVGIEISKDDWVPLNDWKIFHDFFHKGPHCRLLRVDLQTGESAVIHQEKNWLGHPIYRPFDDNTVAFCHEGPHDLVDARMWMVNEDGSNVRKVKEHAEGESCTHEFWVPNGSSLIYVSYLKGQQGRTIYSYNPETGVNAEVMQMPACSHLMSNFDGTLLVGDGSGTPVDVKDTGGYTIDNDPYLYAFDVAKKAWFRVARHDTSWATFANSRQVTHPHPSFTPDDSAILFSSDKDGKPALYIAKMPANPELISAK